The following proteins are co-located in the Planococcus plakortidis genome:
- a CDS encoding phospholipid phosphatase: MDLILFLLLTAAYIGLLVWAAASQKEWTLMAFAYFVVLGLVYDNGIIALGKFIGEGALLENLNALRFWIHAFFTPALALYSLGAVRQAGVKWANKSWALYAAWAFFVLLVIIEIWQVTWGTELEPVREYGVLKYTSAEEASGPPWMIVLVSAALLAAGAIVWKKASWAWMFVGAVIMGIGSSVTIPVDSAAVTNIFELILLTSLVWTKIHLEKKQTEKKRGRNDE, translated from the coding sequence ATGGACTTGATTTTGTTCCTGCTGCTCACGGCAGCTTATATCGGGCTGCTCGTATGGGCGGCAGCCAGCCAAAAAGAATGGACCTTGATGGCATTTGCCTATTTCGTAGTGCTCGGGCTCGTTTACGATAACGGGATCATCGCGCTTGGGAAATTTATCGGCGAAGGTGCGCTATTGGAGAACCTTAACGCGCTGCGTTTCTGGATACATGCCTTCTTTACGCCGGCCTTGGCATTGTATTCACTCGGTGCTGTGCGGCAGGCGGGCGTGAAATGGGCTAATAAATCGTGGGCTTTATATGCCGCGTGGGCTTTCTTCGTCCTTCTCGTCATTATTGAGATTTGGCAAGTGACCTGGGGCACGGAGCTTGAGCCTGTCAGGGAATATGGCGTTCTGAAATACACGTCGGCTGAAGAAGCTTCAGGCCCGCCGTGGATGATCGTGCTGGTATCGGCGGCGCTGCTGGCGGCAGGCGCCATTGTCTGGAAGAAGGCGAGCTGGGCATGGATGTTTGTCGGTGCAGTGATTATGGGCATTGGCAGCAGCGTGACGATTCCGGTTGACAGCGCTGCCGTGACGAATATTTTCGAGCTCATCCTGCTGACTTCCCTCGTATGGACGAAAATTCATTTGGAGAAAAAGCAAACCGAAAAGAAAAGGGGCCGTAACGATGAATAA
- a CDS encoding acetyl-CoA hydrolase/transferase family protein — MTKRLNSEEVVNLIEAGADIIVPIANGEPIKLLDILEERADQLQGVKIHQMLALRERSYIKGELEQLKHVSYFLSGATRKVYQQAKMDLVPNNFHEMPRLLQKATKMSMIMTVASPMDEHGYFTFGTQADYVAEFVGKVPFILEVNEHMPRTFGRNQIHISQIAGYVEHHAPLAEEKVSEISEIDMQIASSIIGDIEDGDTLQIGIGSVPNAVISMLKDHRHLGIHTEMLPDGVADLVNSGAIDGTRKFTNPGKIVATFAYGSKNLYDFIDGNPAVEMLPVSVVNDPREIAKEKNIVSINATTEVDLYGQCASETVGGKYYSSSGGQVDFARGVRFAENGKGYICMPSTAKSGSLSRIKLNLAPQSVVTTGKNDVDNIVTEYGIARLHGVSLAERAKRLINVAHPKFREELMFDAKKNGFLL; from the coding sequence ATGACGAAGAGATTGAATTCTGAAGAAGTAGTGAATTTGATTGAAGCCGGCGCGGATATCATCGTGCCGATCGCCAATGGTGAACCGATCAAATTATTGGATATATTGGAAGAACGGGCGGATCAATTGCAGGGTGTGAAAATCCATCAGATGCTTGCTTTGCGTGAACGCAGCTATATCAAAGGCGAGTTGGAACAGCTGAAGCATGTTTCTTATTTTCTGAGCGGCGCGACCCGTAAAGTGTACCAGCAAGCGAAAATGGACCTGGTGCCGAATAATTTCCACGAGATGCCGCGCCTATTGCAAAAAGCGACGAAGATGTCGATGATCATGACAGTCGCTTCGCCGATGGACGAACACGGTTATTTCACCTTCGGCACGCAAGCCGATTATGTCGCTGAATTCGTCGGAAAAGTGCCGTTTATTCTGGAAGTGAATGAACATATGCCGCGCACTTTCGGCCGCAACCAGATCCACATCAGCCAAATTGCAGGGTATGTGGAGCACCACGCACCGCTTGCAGAAGAGAAGGTCAGTGAAATCAGCGAGATTGACATGCAGATCGCCTCGTCGATCATCGGCGATATTGAAGATGGCGATACGCTTCAGATCGGCATCGGTTCGGTGCCGAATGCGGTCATCAGCATGCTGAAAGACCATCGCCACTTGGGAATCCATACAGAAATGCTGCCGGATGGGGTAGCGGATTTGGTCAATTCCGGCGCCATTGACGGCACGCGGAAATTTACGAACCCCGGAAAGATCGTCGCGACGTTCGCTTACGGTTCGAAAAATCTGTATGATTTCATCGACGGCAACCCAGCAGTAGAGATGCTTCCGGTAAGCGTCGTCAACGATCCGCGGGAAATCGCCAAAGAGAAGAATATCGTCTCGATCAATGCCACGACAGAAGTCGATTTGTACGGCCAGTGCGCTTCTGAAACGGTCGGCGGTAAATACTATTCCTCCAGCGGCGGGCAAGTCGATTTTGCGAGGGGCGTACGTTTCGCTGAGAATGGCAAAGGCTATATCTGCATGCCGTCCACTGCAAAAAGCGGGAGCTTATCACGCATCAAGCTGAATCTGGCACCGCAATCGGTCGTGACGACAGGCAAAAACGATGTCGACAACATCGTCACGGAGTACGGCATCGCGCGCTTGCACGGCGTCTCCCTTGCGGAGCGGGCGAAGCGCCTCATCAATGTCGCCCACCCGAAATTCCGCGAAGAGCTGATGTTCGATGCGAAAAAGAACGGCTTCTTGCTGTAA
- a CDS encoding 2-keto-4-pentenoate hydratase has translation MASFESEKQEYAERLYRAYDNRQAVGKEQVPESLNPRLGYEIQQAVLARKEQQGEPLAGYKISLTSPETQQLFNSGKPLYGALTAPAISGDAIELSSMLSPLIEIELMFLIQEDINADDSTTAILEKTLVAPGIEVPDSRFTEWFPNITLGQVIADSAVAGRIVVGKPAKSRSYDQLDQVRGELFLDGEPVASGSSSEVLGHPVNAIKWLATELEAHGLKLKRGLTVSSGTFILPKPLEKGRYEAKYEGIGSVELTVR, from the coding sequence ATGGCATCATTTGAATCAGAAAAACAGGAATACGCAGAACGCCTGTACAGGGCGTATGATAACCGGCAAGCTGTCGGGAAAGAACAGGTTCCCGAATCGCTAAATCCCCGCCTGGGTTATGAGATACAGCAGGCAGTACTGGCAAGGAAAGAACAGCAGGGGGAGCCACTGGCGGGTTATAAAATCAGTTTGACGAGCCCTGAAACGCAGCAATTGTTCAACTCCGGCAAACCGCTATATGGGGCATTGACCGCTCCCGCTATTTCCGGTGATGCCATTGAGCTCTCAAGCATGCTGTCGCCGTTGATCGAAATCGAATTGATGTTCCTCATCCAGGAAGATATCAATGCCGATGATTCAACAACGGCGATCCTTGAAAAAACCTTGGTGGCCCCGGGCATCGAAGTTCCAGACTCAAGGTTCACCGAGTGGTTCCCGAACATCACACTCGGGCAAGTCATCGCAGACAGCGCTGTCGCTGGCCGCATCGTGGTCGGCAAACCGGCAAAAAGCCGCTCCTACGATCAACTCGACCAAGTCCGCGGCGAATTATTCCTCGACGGCGAACCGGTTGCTTCCGGAAGCTCGTCTGAAGTGTTGGGGCATCCAGTGAACGCCATCAAATGGCTGGCTACAGAACTTGAAGCGCATGGCTTGAAACTAAAGCGCGGCCTGACCGTGTCATCCGGAACGTTCATCTTGCCGAAGCCGCTTGAAAAAGGGCGTTACGAAGCGAAATACGAAGGAATCGGCAGTGTCGAACTGACTGTCCGCTAA
- a CDS encoding STAS domain-containing protein, which translates to MGEISRELHDFILNNKDSMVDEWLATRSTHSNTVYSATASEETIEKLRKESIGFIEAVTAIFIHDKEESLAYVEDWSSTIAKERAQQSVPLYEVMEHLGQLRRIYWNCVRKFFEEFEKANSRDALRWSEMLNDVFDFIIESFARHHHEAHQRLLASQQEVIDELSSPVIPIRKGVGILPLVGGIDTYRAKVILETGLEESAKQQLTTLYIDLSAVPIVDTMVAHQLFQLMDSLRIIGVESVLSGIRPEIAQTAVTLGIDFKNIKVYANLMQALDALEH; encoded by the coding sequence ATGGGAGAAATTAGCAGAGAGCTACATGATTTCATTTTGAACAATAAAGACTCCATGGTTGACGAATGGCTCGCCACGCGCAGCACCCATTCGAATACCGTATACTCCGCAACTGCATCCGAAGAGACCATAGAGAAGCTGAGAAAGGAATCGATTGGCTTTATCGAGGCCGTGACTGCGATTTTTATCCACGACAAAGAAGAATCGCTTGCTTACGTGGAAGACTGGTCTTCGACAATCGCCAAGGAACGTGCCCAGCAATCCGTCCCGCTTTACGAAGTGATGGAGCATCTCGGGCAATTGCGCAGAATATACTGGAATTGCGTCCGCAAGTTTTTCGAGGAATTTGAAAAAGCGAACAGCCGGGATGCGCTGCGCTGGAGCGAAATGTTGAATGATGTGTTCGACTTCATTATCGAGAGCTTCGCTCGCCACCATCACGAGGCACACCAGCGTTTGCTGGCAAGCCAACAGGAAGTGATCGACGAATTGAGCAGCCCGGTCATCCCGATCCGTAAAGGTGTAGGGATTTTGCCTTTGGTCGGCGGAATCGATACATACCGCGCCAAAGTGATTTTGGAGACAGGCCTTGAAGAAAGCGCCAAACAGCAATTGACGACGCTTTACATCGACCTGTCGGCGGTGCCGATTGTCGATACGATGGTTGCCCATCAATTGTTCCAGTTGATGGATTCGTTGAGAATCATCGGCGTGGAATCCGTCCTCTCAGGCATACGCCCTGAAATTGCACAGACCGCGGTCACGCTCGGCATCGATTTCAAGAATATCAAAGTCTATGCCAACTTGATGCAGGCGCTCGATGCACTTGAACATTAA
- the trhA gene encoding PAQR family membrane homeostasis protein TrhA yields MTAFIREPFNALSHLTGAVLSFIALLAMAIKAAYSQAPATHITAVVIFGISLILLYTASTVYHSVKARPGVIAFFRKLDHSMIFLLIAGSYAPFCLIALEGTLGWSIFAVVAALGISGILFKMIWFHSPRWLSTAIYILMGWIIIFAVGPLASSLSTAGLWLLVAGGLLYTIGGVIYWLKPDFLSSRYLGFHEIFHIFILLGSTSHFLAVYLYVL; encoded by the coding sequence ATGACCGCATTTATCCGAGAGCCTTTCAACGCTTTATCGCATTTAACCGGAGCTGTCCTGTCTTTCATCGCGTTACTGGCCATGGCCATCAAAGCTGCCTATTCCCAAGCTCCCGCCACACACATCACTGCGGTGGTCATTTTTGGCATCAGCTTGATCCTGCTGTACACGGCTTCGACGGTTTACCATTCCGTAAAAGCGCGCCCGGGGGTCATCGCCTTTTTCCGTAAACTGGACCATTCCATGATTTTCTTGCTGATTGCCGGTTCCTATGCGCCGTTTTGCTTAATCGCGCTTGAAGGTACGCTCGGCTGGTCCATTTTCGCCGTAGTGGCTGCTCTTGGCATCAGCGGCATCCTTTTCAAGATGATTTGGTTCCATTCCCCGCGCTGGCTGTCGACCGCCATCTATATCCTGATGGGCTGGATCATCATCTTCGCAGTGGGCCCGCTCGCCTCCAGCCTGTCCACTGCCGGATTATGGCTGCTCGTTGCCGGCGGCCTTCTGTACACGATCGGCGGCGTCATCTATTGGCTCAAGCCTGACTTCCTCTCTTCGCGCTATTTGGGATTTCACGAGATTTTCCATATTTTCATCCTGCTCGGAAGCACAAGCCATTTCCTGGCCGTCTATTTATACGTGCTGTAA
- a CDS encoding DUF1836 domain-containing protein, which yields MESIDRLIGQLALDSQIRPSDIPKIDLYVDQVIQLFDTAFHDTKRYPDDKILTKTMINNYAKGKLFYPVQHKKYTPDHIMLISLIYQMKSTLSINDVKKVLEKVNEQAQARDLDLSEFYEAYLGLQQDNHAAFKEELERQAKAVAHAQNEESGELSKVLFIASLVHKSNLYRRAAEKLADELVREEADGKNSY from the coding sequence ATGGAAAGCATCGATCGGCTTATTGGCCAATTGGCTCTCGACAGCCAAATCCGCCCAAGCGATATCCCGAAAATCGATCTATACGTGGACCAAGTCATTCAATTATTCGATACGGCCTTCCACGATACAAAAAGGTATCCGGACGATAAAATTTTGACGAAAACGATGATCAATAATTATGCCAAAGGAAAACTATTCTATCCGGTGCAGCATAAAAAATACACGCCTGACCATATTATGCTCATCAGCTTGATTTACCAGATGAAAAGCACGTTATCCATCAACGACGTAAAAAAAGTGCTGGAGAAAGTGAACGAACAAGCACAGGCGCGGGATTTGGATCTATCCGAATTCTATGAAGCCTACCTGGGGCTCCAGCAGGACAATCACGCCGCGTTCAAAGAAGAGCTCGAACGGCAGGCGAAAGCCGTGGCACATGCGCAAAACGAAGAAAGCGGGGAACTTTCGAAAGTGCTGTTCATCGCATCGCTTGTCCACAAAAGCAATCTGTACAGAAGGGCCGCTGAAAAACTGGCGGATGAATTGGTGAGGGAGGAAGCCGATGGCAAAAATTCTTATTGA